A single region of the Solwaraspora sp. WMMD791 genome encodes:
- a CDS encoding NADP-dependent malic enzyme: MSTVAISDPVFELHRGGKMAITPTVALTDREDLSLAYTPGVARVCEAIAADPTLVDDYTWVSHTVAVVTDGTAVLGLGDIGPRAAMPVMEGKAVLFKQFGDVDAVPICLDTRDIDTIVATVTALAPSFGGINLEDISAPRCFEIERRLDEALPIPVFHDDQHGTAIVVLAALRNAATLLGRRLGDLRVVVSGAGAAGVAVTKMLIAGGVDPAKTVVCDSRGIIHNDRADLNGAKAELAALTAACAGGIADALVGADVLIGLSGGQIEESAVAGMAPGGIIFALANPTPEVHPEIAHRYAALVATGRSDFPNQINNVLAFPGVFRGALEVGATRITEGMKVAAADAIAAVVADLLQPEAFVPSALDPRVAPAVAAAVAAAARRDGVARR; this comes from the coding sequence ATGTCTACAGTGGCAATCTCTGATCCGGTCTTCGAACTGCACCGGGGCGGCAAGATGGCGATCACGCCGACCGTCGCACTGACCGACCGCGAAGATCTCTCCCTGGCGTACACCCCGGGTGTCGCCCGGGTCTGCGAGGCCATCGCCGCCGACCCGACGCTCGTCGACGACTACACCTGGGTGTCGCACACCGTCGCGGTGGTCACCGACGGCACCGCCGTGCTCGGCCTCGGCGACATCGGCCCGCGCGCCGCGATGCCCGTGATGGAGGGCAAGGCGGTGCTGTTCAAGCAGTTCGGCGACGTCGACGCCGTGCCGATCTGCCTGGACACCCGCGACATCGACACCATCGTCGCCACCGTCACCGCACTGGCACCCTCCTTCGGCGGGATCAACCTGGAGGACATCAGCGCGCCCCGCTGTTTCGAGATCGAACGCCGCCTCGACGAGGCGCTGCCGATCCCGGTCTTCCACGACGACCAGCACGGCACCGCGATCGTGGTGCTCGCTGCCCTGCGCAACGCCGCCACGTTGCTCGGCCGCCGACTCGGTGACCTGCGGGTGGTGGTCAGCGGGGCCGGCGCGGCCGGCGTCGCGGTGACGAAGATGCTGATCGCCGGGGGTGTCGACCCGGCGAAGACGGTGGTCTGCGACTCGCGGGGCATCATCCACAACGACCGGGCCGACCTCAACGGGGCCAAGGCCGAACTCGCCGCACTCACCGCCGCCTGCGCCGGTGGCATCGCCGACGCGCTGGTCGGCGCCGACGTGCTGATCGGCCTCTCCGGGGGCCAGATCGAGGAGTCGGCCGTCGCCGGTATGGCACCCGGCGGCATCATCTTCGCGCTGGCCAACCCGACGCCGGAGGTGCATCCGGAGATCGCCCACCGGTACGCCGCCCTGGTGGCCACCGGCCGCAGCGACTTCCCGAACCAGATCAACAACGTGCTCGCCTTCCCCGGGGTGTTCCGGGGCGCGTTGGAGGTTGGCGCCACCCGGATCACCGAGGGCATGAAGGTCGCCGCGGCCGACGCCATCGCGGCCGTGGTCGCCGACCTGCTGCAGCCGGAGGCGTTCGTGCCGTCCGCGCTGGACCCCCGGGTCGCACCGGCGGTCGCCGCGGCGGTGGCCGCCGCCGCCCGCCGCGACGGTGTCGCCCGCCGCTGA